In Candidatus Caldatribacterium sp., the DNA window TTCTCTCCTGGTACCTTGCTCTGAGAGCCCCACGGAGGTAAGCGAAGATGATGTAGAGGTGGTACCACTTGCGGAGTGGCCCCACCGTAGAGGCGGAAAGATTGTACGTCTCCTTCAGGAAGAACCGATCGAAAAGGAATTCCACTCCCTGCGTGTTCCCTGGATGGGTTTCAAGGAGCCCCTGAACCTCCCGAAGAGTTTGGGCAAAGTTTTCCGGAAAGTACTCGCTTCCCTCACCGCTGAGGAACCGGAAAATTCTTCGGGGGTCGAAAGAGGCCGGGTACGGTTGTTCAAAGGGTTTTCTAACCATAAAGTGCTTGATTGCAAGCTTTGCTGCCACTACATCGAATCCCAGGAGAAAGAATCGTGCTACTTCCTCTCCGCCTTTCTGCCTTGCAAAGTCACTGACGATACCAAAGAAATGCTCGGTGAGAACCCGGTCGATGTTCTGAGGAGTTGGGACAACTCCCTGGAGGACCTCGCCAAGGTACGGGATTTCAGCCGTAACCCGAAGGGCCTGATCGAGATCCTCAGCCCGCAAGAGGGCATCAAGGACCCTGGGGGTCAAAAGGCTTCTCTCCAAGACCCGCACTCGACCGACGAGATAGGCGTAGTTCTTTTCTCCGTTCATCCTTCGACACCCTGGAAAAACATGAGTGCAATGTCGCGCTCGTTGCGACGGAAAAAGTCCTCGAGAAGGGCACGGAAGCTCACATCAATGGTCATTCCGCCACGCTTCAAAAGGAATCCTCGTTCGTTTGCATTCTCGAGGACTCCGCCAAAGGAAAGACGGTACCCGAACTCCCGGTTCACCTCTTCCACGAAGCGAGGCCCGAGTCTCTCCGCTTCCTTCGGGAACATCCACACCTCTTCGTCGCCTGCTTCTACAGCCTTAGAGAGCACTTCTTTCCACCAAGCTTCGTACTGTCCCTCAATGGTTTCGAGCAAACGGTTTTCGAATTCTTTGCGCAGATTCCAGAGCATTTCCTGCTTCACCCGGGCGAGTTCATTCCGCCCCCATAATCGGGCTTCGGCAATCATCCTTTGGACTTCAAGTTCGGCCTCGCGCTTTCTCCGCTCAAGAAAGGAAGAGATTTCCTCTTCAACAGCCATTCTCGCCTTTTCGCGACGTGCTTCCGCCTCTTTGCGAGCACTTTCAAGAATAGCAGCTTTTCGAGATTCGCTTTCTTCCTCAATCCGCCTCAGAATATCCTCAAGAGGCATAGACCCACCTTCTCAGGACAGTTTGATGGAATTCAGAAGGAGAATGGTAGCAAGAAGGGACAAAACGGCATACGTCTCGACCATGGCAGGAAGGATAATGGCTTTACCAGTTTCTTCGGGTCGGCGGGCAATGAGGCCAATAGATGCTGCAGCGGTCTTTCCCTGAGCAATGCCAGAAAGAAGCCCAACAATCGCTATTGGAAGGCAAGCAAACATGATTTGCATACCCTGGGCCACCGTCACCGAAGCCGGTGTTCCTCCAAAAAGGCCAAGCTTAATGAGTACCCAGAATCCGGCAAGAAGACCGTAGATTCCCTG includes these proteins:
- a CDS encoding V-type ATP synthase subunit K codes for the protein MLVDGLVFALLGSALAIGLAGIGSAVGVGIAGQVGAGVMTEDPGKFGQVLLLQALPGTQGIYGLLAGFWVLIKLGLFGGTPASVTVAQGMQIMFACLPIAIVGLLSGIAQGKTAAASIGLIARRPEETGKAIILPAMVETYAVLSLLATILLLNSIKLS
- a CDS encoding V-type ATPase subunit, whose translation is MNGEKNYAYLVGRVRVLERSLLTPRVLDALLRAEDLDQALRVTAEIPYLGEVLQGVVPTPQNIDRVLTEHFFGIVSDFARQKGGEEVARFFLLGFDVVAAKLAIKHFMVRKPFEQPYPASFDPRRIFRFLSGEGSEYFPENFAQTLREVQGLLETHPGNTQGVEFLFDRFFLKETYNLSASTVGPLRKWYHLYIIFAYLRGALRARYQER